One genomic segment of Actinoplanes ianthinogenes includes these proteins:
- a CDS encoding AfsR/SARP family transcriptional regulator: MSEHGERAGRLRVELFGTLRVRREGADLAVPGARLRGLLARLALAAGRPVGAGTLVDALWPQERPADPANALQSLVSRLRRVLGDAEAVTQDEGGYRLAVSGDDVDVIRFERLAAAGRQRLRDGDAPGAAELLGQATTLVRRGAVAAEVGTVAEAVGVRLRRAVAAALADTAETDLRLGRPEVAEARLSRLHEEHPLDERVVGLLMDALAAQGRQAEALDLYERVREDVAERLGADPGAALRERHLRLLRGSEPTTGRAREQRPGGPGPTAGRERASNRGGSGSGSATGHYGGGSASAAGDYRGGAGSAAGDYRGGAGSAAGDYRGGAGSAAGDYRGGAGSAAGGHRGGAGSAADDYRGGAGSAADDYSGGPGSAASPGSGGPESAPGREKGGPEFAAGRDGSPGPAAGRDGSGFSGLESAAARDRGHWTGGDSRESGTRTSDALGGADQDVPKNDEHLLAGSNLPEPLTSFIGREADLERVDDLLGGGRLITVLGPGGAGKTRLATQAARRRRGEYRDGVWLIDLASVTAPAELPAAVLTATGLRAAAIFENSGIRFEGRGEVDVLVDQFAGRECLFVVDNCEHLIDAVAHLVTALLVRCPGLRILATSREPLAVDGEALVPLGPLAVPEGDELDEARGSAAVRLFAERAAAVLPGFAVDATTVTPVVQIVRRLDGLPLALELAAARLRTLGLTELANGLDDRFRLLTTGSRTALPRHRTLRAVIAWSWDLLADDERALADRVSVLPGGVTVGSASAVCPDTPEIPELLAALVDKSLLHRAADGRYRMLETLREFGIDRLAEQGTLTAVRDLAARHLAALVAEHDPLLRTAEQLASLKVLRAEYDNALAALRHLCDQREADRALRLAMSLVWYWQMFGRHADAAFWLHEALSVPGERDRLTLDCAEAVVTLNRVSSEAMMALESADQRRQRLHELADRLLAHPRLPGLIGALAAVVLYMAERTDEARVRMDELVAGPDRWVTALAQLFRAQVAENAGDIPQVRSDVTDALSGFRQAGDRWGQATVLPLRALLRQYEGDLDGALADLTRAKELAAEFGSLDLGDEVFIDLRRSDLHLRRGEPDEARAALRSARDRAGRSATPEMMLLIDALEAGMLVALGDLNEAEELLGKAEDGLRIDALEFMNGDHGTAIIEGVRAALALRRGDAGRAERALVRAYAAAQATRDMPILSLVAIGAAGLADLLGRHREAAQLLGAGARLRGAHDPTDLQVAELTRRNRAVLGEEAFAEAYAAGFSLDPNTALARIDPGQLNRALNS, translated from the coding sequence CGAGAGGCTGGCGGCCGCTGGGCGGCAGCGGCTGCGGGACGGTGACGCGCCGGGCGCGGCCGAGCTGCTCGGTCAGGCGACCACGCTGGTGCGCCGCGGGGCGGTGGCGGCCGAGGTGGGCACGGTGGCGGAGGCGGTCGGGGTGCGGCTGCGGCGGGCGGTGGCGGCGGCGCTGGCCGACACCGCCGAGACCGATCTGCGGCTGGGCCGGCCCGAGGTGGCCGAGGCGCGGCTGAGCCGGCTGCACGAGGAGCATCCGCTGGACGAGCGGGTGGTGGGGCTGCTGATGGACGCGCTGGCCGCGCAGGGGCGGCAGGCGGAGGCCCTCGATCTGTACGAGCGGGTGCGCGAGGACGTGGCGGAGCGCCTCGGGGCCGATCCGGGGGCGGCGTTGCGGGAGCGGCACTTGCGGCTGCTCCGCGGTTCGGAGCCGACAACGGGCCGCGCCCGGGAGCAGCGGCCCGGCGGCCCGGGGCCGACGGCGGGCCGTGAGCGGGCGTCGAACCGTGGCGGAAGCGGCTCAGGGTCCGCGACAGGCCATTACGGAGGCGGCTCAGCGTCCGCGGCAGGCGATTACAGGGGCGGCGCGGGGTCTGCGGCAGGCGATTACAGGGGCGGCGCGGGGTCTGCGGCAGGCGATTACAGGGGCGGCGCGGGGTCTGCGGCAGGCGATTACAGGGGTGGAGCAGGGTCTGCGGCAGGCGGTCACAGAGGTGGAGCAGGGTCCGCGGCAGACGATTACAGGGGTGGAGCAGGGTCTGCGGCAGACGATTACAGCGGCGGACCAGGGTCCGCGGCGAGCCCTGGCAGCGGCGGACCTGAGTCTGCGCCGGGCCGCGAGAAAGGCGGTCCGGAGTTTGCGGCGGGCCGTGATGGAAGTCCGGGGCCGGCGGCGGGCCGTGACGGGAGCGGGTTCAGCGGTCTGGAGTCCGCGGCGGCGCGGGACCGAGGGCACTGGACGGGCGGGGACTCGCGCGAGTCCGGGACGCGGACGTCCGATGCGCTGGGCGGGGCGGACCAGGACGTACCGAAAAATGACGAGCACCTCCTTGCGGGAAGCAACCTGCCGGAACCACTGACCAGCTTCATCGGCCGGGAGGCCGACCTGGAGAGGGTCGACGATCTGCTCGGCGGCGGGCGGCTGATCACCGTGCTCGGGCCCGGCGGGGCCGGCAAGACGCGGCTGGCGACGCAGGCGGCGCGGCGGCGTCGGGGGGAGTACCGGGACGGGGTCTGGCTGATCGACCTGGCGTCGGTGACCGCGCCGGCCGAGTTGCCGGCTGCCGTGCTGACCGCGACCGGGTTGCGGGCGGCGGCGATCTTCGAGAATTCCGGGATCCGGTTCGAGGGGCGGGGCGAGGTCGACGTGCTGGTCGACCAGTTCGCCGGGCGTGAGTGCCTGTTCGTGGTGGACAACTGCGAGCATCTGATCGACGCGGTGGCGCACCTGGTCACGGCGTTGCTGGTGCGGTGCCCGGGGCTGCGGATCCTGGCCACCAGCCGGGAGCCGCTCGCGGTGGACGGGGAGGCGCTGGTGCCGCTCGGGCCGCTCGCGGTGCCGGAGGGCGACGAGCTGGACGAGGCGCGCGGGTCGGCGGCGGTCCGGCTGTTCGCCGAGCGTGCCGCGGCGGTGCTGCCCGGGTTCGCGGTGGACGCGACGACCGTGACGCCGGTGGTGCAGATCGTGCGCCGCCTCGACGGGTTGCCGCTGGCGCTGGAGCTGGCCGCCGCCCGGCTGCGCACGCTCGGGCTGACCGAGTTGGCGAACGGGCTGGACGACCGGTTCCGGCTGCTCACCACGGGCAGCCGCACGGCGCTGCCGCGGCACCGGACGCTGCGTGCGGTGATCGCGTGGAGCTGGGATCTGCTCGCCGACGACGAGCGGGCCCTGGCCGACCGGGTGTCGGTGCTGCCCGGCGGGGTGACCGTCGGTTCGGCGAGCGCGGTGTGCCCGGACACGCCGGAGATCCCCGAGCTGCTGGCCGCCCTGGTCGACAAGTCGCTGCTGCACCGGGCGGCGGACGGGCGGTACCGGATGCTGGAGACGCTGCGCGAGTTCGGCATCGACCGCCTGGCCGAGCAGGGCACGCTCACCGCCGTCCGGGACCTGGCCGCGCGCCACCTGGCCGCCCTGGTCGCCGAGCACGACCCGCTGCTGCGCACCGCCGAGCAGCTGGCCTCGCTCAAGGTGCTGCGCGCCGAGTACGACAACGCCCTCGCCGCCCTCCGCCACCTGTGCGACCAGCGCGAGGCCGATCGGGCGCTGCGCCTGGCGATGAGCCTGGTCTGGTACTGGCAGATGTTCGGCCGGCACGCCGACGCCGCGTTCTGGCTGCACGAGGCGCTGAGCGTGCCCGGCGAGCGGGACCGGTTGACGCTCGACTGCGCCGAGGCGGTGGTGACGCTGAACCGGGTCAGCTCGGAGGCCATGATGGCCCTGGAGTCCGCCGACCAGCGGCGGCAGCGGCTGCACGAGCTGGCCGACCGGTTGCTCGCCCACCCGCGGCTGCCCGGGCTGATCGGCGCGCTGGCGGCCGTGGTGCTCTACATGGCGGAGCGGACCGACGAGGCCCGGGTCCGGATGGACGAGCTGGTCGCCGGGCCGGACCGCTGGGTGACCGCGCTGGCCCAGCTGTTCCGGGCCCAGGTCGCGGAGAACGCCGGCGACATCCCGCAGGTGCGCAGCGACGTGACCGACGCGCTCTCCGGGTTCCGGCAGGCCGGCGACCGCTGGGGCCAGGCCACCGTGCTGCCGCTGCGTGCCCTGCTCCGGCAGTACGAGGGTGACCTGGACGGCGCGCTCGCCGACCTGACCAGGGCGAAGGAGCTGGCCGCCGAGTTCGGGTCGCTGGACCTGGGCGACGAGGTCTTCATCGACCTGCGCCGGTCCGACCTGCACCTGCGCCGCGGCGAGCCGGACGAGGCGCGGGCCGCGCTGCGCAGCGCCCGGGACCGCGCCGGCCGCTCGGCGACGCCGGAGATGATGCTGCTCATCGACGCGCTGGAGGCCGGGATGCTGGTCGCGCTGGGCGATCTGAACGAGGCCGAGGAACTGCTCGGCAAGGCCGAGGACGGGCTGCGGATCGACGCGCTGGAGTTCATGAACGGTGATCACGGCACCGCGATCATCGAGGGGGTGCGCGCGGCGCTGGCGTTGCGGCGCGGTGACGCGGGGCGGGCCGAGCGGGCGCTGGTGCGGGCGTACGCGGCGGCGCAGGCGACCCGCGACATGCCGATCCTGTCGCTGGTCGCGATCGGCGCGGCCGGGCTGGCCGACCTGCTCGGCCGGCATCGGGAGGCGGCGCAGCTGCTCGGCGCGGGCGCCCGGCTGCGGGGTGCGCACGACCCGACCGACCTGCAGGTGGCCGAGCTGACCCGGCGCAACCGGGCGGTGCTGGGGGAGGAGGCGTTCGCCGAGGCGTACGCCGCCGGGTTCAGCCTGGACCCGAACACGGCACTGGCCCGGATCGATCCGGGCCAGTTGAACCGCGCGTTGAACTCCTAG